Proteins encoded together in one Pogoniulus pusillus isolate bPogPus1 chromosome 18, bPogPus1.pri, whole genome shotgun sequence window:
- the LOC135183612 gene encoding uncharacterized protein LOC135183612 isoform X6 translates to MSGSTARKVQPFTISTKLSLPKCAADFSGDACPGIAFASALDSQRGLRRSLNERISLYLAQTRANPAAPEGQPRSPSDDEGTDEEQLTRNSLARSIKKITLSNWHGDAGAGDAGGPGDLARTGDQRNHNNNNSRPGKAQFKVFLRKDVDVENKHQEAGSPRAGSFCSAVERGSPSYMLAGPLAPSPRKESPKSKEPTAAPRSSRRSGAGAAPFLDPSPLVAQFNREMMQAEGWVRGKLWDLKDGCSLQDWEEVGQTLQRDMKDFENTLIKLNQMGEQLMWQASPSAEAVQRQLLALRDQWQLLKQTAANQSKALGGLRSLQDFNKKAEQLEAWIRHQEKKPSLAALLQESLDKIQLTRRILDLKQEEQQFQSLHKELNSLAQKLEKQGKSEGRSIAARRKHLNKTWLRLQGTLKEHHEALQLALEVTAFLQQADTLLRAINAKQRSVCDVEKPGEGEPCQDRDVRDIASQVMMLDVTVSQLLSLQPSLAAQVTSKHRDVKESWVQLQQVLRSEKVPPLVSSSPAGKAAVLSAEPGGDNSGCGAVGKESKDKRTRDLRNTVLKNVPEKMVEHRTEEKSNLGSTASGQPPRSDHSRRQKRETETERRMQQTEAQTVFLHKESMGPRVPPCPLTDGESLEAVRSQRDPSSSARAVLLERPMPGQGPGNPQVEAMLQELGELWEDLQRKHQENGAVLQEIDKALRLVGELDKAERWLQAVAESLSEPATMRSPVELRRDLEETDQLEKQLLLCGLRLRALREEVVGEPPAEPEGARKMQRKVEMVEDKLAHVQTALQRRAADLRDSLVLSEFLQDLQEEEARSQQGPAACFYWLQPRSGRRSFQGSFPPLSAEAGQLPSSKDISHPLGELQEAVEMLNDAAKERERVMEVAAEAENLEHLVAKVSPLLEALRCRAETLIHDTAQAERGFTAVKSEKDLQELQGLLNQQQEMERMVSETLQGQLKELERGDAHLQELCPAQLCPISQEVQDTLRAWAELQELLQETQARVQQASQLRHFFKDYLAMISWTEDTRAQIFSESPSSHGLTETPHEELERRIEGKLKEFEMLAASGQQLVSEEHYLSATIKERLEELQNMLGWVLVRWRAQRYQRDPGSKQDDRRNTESPLGASLSRQEQHTPRAQPQLESVHSPVEFTACSLLKPMQRPESQLPVRTAIFPPASPLSDSPAGVKHSWREPRSSTPHSVEPPKEGIIWHPAETSRLLLAPRSPSGLEGTVNFILSIGKKGEKKKVQPVASSGWPGEDTLQTLPSTKLSGCKTFWKRCQGLLGTTWGSLKRKRKPPHQPLEEAEAETGKSCGAKRPPAVVRQAPASSSGTPAASHTLPKPGAGSLFNSLQRRERARAEQAQLLTLQGIMGASSAQPTLEEHRGPSNTWPQKCGRRREGPAAAAPLPGELLLYIRNPLVRDIDAECGAAPQGPHVPGPKTTCPHLSLGSVLSLELPRDIVVLGCHQEATAQWQEVEGQEWKQGREVKPWEPTGEHGARWQEEVDVDGHSSPQPDERLGKSSKSGQGTWFEEVSFNPSYSQQRAHCTEEEHPRCASGNLLDFRPRQLSCVSVPHEQEGHKLFAHLGRDGRARHHEATQIELGPSPAGIPGRAEAILGTACTQQSNGSSQPGGSSVSPDTPTQVSVFEWALESPEPPSPESSTQSVCHPAHRQFEEEEEELQAIWDGAVEQQIPRPPAGSPSATTSRPLILSSANNMLVAQFSLPSTTQLLRSPLGDKSPRVGHGGSGSPSRQVVSPCVEELVSTVPLDGPGSSDQRRHGEEEREHNKVPPGKAEFQMMEGSLERKHVLQAGGRKASCRAWGLFHAVLMRQTLCFYQDRRDSLKSSVVALPLNLSGAVCTPDAEYTKKTNCFRLQLRDGSEYLLRAPSQTLMNEWVFKLQQNSGFPEVDYFQAAAAQCVEGAGGAGGFSKVPSPRSSHLQGQHQVTTTKSQEVVVLPRSNTHLQRSLGSQDGTEDGAVAAAEDAHGAGHRKQQWSPRGSPGLWDSSCPEDDYGLVANKRRSYSFTSATYRKITPVAVPKEPVEAGSSYSVTLYIGEQTPVMPRARCHSFVAQPGSPRDVPGEKTPAPPRPKNKSVFKKFFGKKE, encoded by the exons ATGTCGGGCAGCACGGCGAGGAAAGTGCAGCCCTTCACCATCAGCACCAAGCTCTCGCTGCCCAAGTGTGCCGCTGACTTCTCCGGAGACGCCTGCCCTGGCATCGCCTTCGCCTCTGCTCTGGACAGCCAACGCGGCCTCCGCCGCAGCCTCAACGAGCGTATCTCCCTCTACCTGGCTCAAACCCGCGCCAACCCTGCCGCTCCCGAGGGCCAGCCCCGCAGCCCCAGCGACGATGAAGGGACCGACGAGGAGCAGCTGACCCGCAACTCTCTCGCCCGTTCCATTAAGAAGATCACGCTGTCCAACTGGCATGGGGATGCTGGCGCGGGGGACGCGGGGGGACCTGGGGACCTTGCCCGAACCGGCGATCAGAGGAACCACAACAACAATAACAGCAGGCCAGGGAAAGCTCAGTTCAAG GTCTTCCTCAgaaaggatgtggatgtggagAACAAGCATCAGGAGGCTGGGAGCCCCCGGGCTGGTAGTTTCTGCTCTGCGGTGGAGAGAGGTTCCCCCTCCTACATG ctggcAGGACCCCTGGCTCCATCACCTCGGAAAGAGAGCCCCAAAAGCAAGGAGCCCACCGCAGCACCAAGAAGCAGTAGGCGAAGCGGCGCGGGAGCAGCCCCTTTCCTCGACCCAAGCCCTCTGGTAGCCCAGTTCAACCGGGAGATGATGCAG gcagagggctgggtgcgaggCAAGCTGTGGGACCTGAAGGacggctgcagcctgcaggactgGGAGGAGGTGGGTCAGACCCTGCAGCGGGACATGAAGGACTTCGAGAACACGCTGATAAAGCTCAACCAG ATGGGTGAGCAGCTGATGTGGCAGGCAAGCCCCAGTGCCGAGGcggtgcagaggcagctgctggcgtTGCGGGACCAGTGGCAGCTCCTGAAGCAGACAGCTGCCAACCAGAGCAAAGCTCTAGGGGGTCTGCGGAGCCTGCAGGACTTCAACAAGAAGGCTGAACAGCTGGAGGCATGGATCAGACACCAG GAGAAGAAGCCCTCTCTAGCAGCCCTTCTGCAGGAGAGCCTGGACAAGATCCAGCTTACTCGCCGCATCCTTGACTTGAAGCAG gaggagcagcagttcCAGAGTCTGCACAAGGAGCTGAACAGCTTGGCCCAGAAGCTGGAGAAGCAAGGCAAAAGCGAGGGCCGAAGCATTGCAGCCCGGCGCAAGCACCTCAACAAAAC GTGGTTGCGGCTGCAGGGCACCCTAAAGGAGCACcatgaggctctgcagctggccctggaggtgACTGCTTTTCTCCAGCAAGCAGATACCCTACTCAGGGCCATCAATGCCAAG CAGAGGAGTGTCTGTGATGTAGAGAAGCCAGGAGAGGGTGAGCCGTGCCAGGATCGGGATGTCAGAGACATAGCCAGCCAGGTGATG ATGCTGGATGTGACTGtgtcccagctcctcagcctgcagcccagcctggcagcccaAGTCACTTCCAAGCACAGAGATGTTAAGGAGAGTTgggtgcagctccagcaggtgcTGAG GTCAGAGAAGGTCCCACCACTGGTGAGCAGTTCTCCAGCAGGCAAAGCTGCGGTTCTGAGTGCGGAGCCAGGAGGAGACAATAGTGGTTGTGGGGCTGTGGGGAAGGAATCAAAAGATAAACGGACAAGAGACCTCAGGAACACA GTCTTGAAGAATGTGCCAGAGAAGATGGTGGAGCACAGGACAGAGGAGAAGAGCAACCTTGGCTCCACAGCATCAGGGCAGCCCCCTCGTAGTGACCACAGCAGAAG gcaaaagagagaaacagaaactgaaaggaggatgcagcagacagaggcccag actGTGTTCCTGCACAAGGAGAGCATGGGTCCCAGAGTACCTCCGTGCCCACTGACGGACGGGGAGAGCCTGGAGGCGGTACGTTCACAGCGGGATCCCAGCtccagtgccagggctgtgctcttg GAGCGACCAATGCCAGGACAGGGCCCAGGGAACCCACAGGTGGAGGccatgctgcaggagctgggggagctgtgGGAAGACCTGCAGAGGAAGCACCAGGAGAATGGTGCCGTGCTGCAGGAAATTGATAAG GCACTGAGGCTGGTGGGGGAGCTGGATAAAGCTGAGCGGTGGCTGCAAGCCGTGGCTGAGTCGCTGTCAGAGCCAGCCACCATGAGGAGCCCAGTGGAGCTGCGTAGAGACCTGGAAGAGACAGAccagctggagaagcagctctTGCTGTGCGGCCTCAGACTCCGGGCACTGCgggaggaggtggtgggtgAGCCACCCGCTGAGCCAGAGGGAGCAAGGAAGATGCAGAGGAAGGTGGAGATGGTGGAGGATAA GTTGGCACACGTGCAGACAGCCCTGCAGCGCCGAGCAGCAGACCTGCGTGACTCCCTGGTGCTGTCTGAGTTCCTGCAGGACCTGCAAGAGGAGGAAGCACGGAGCCAGCAGGGACCTGCAGCG TGTTTCTATTGGCTTCAGCCAAGGAGTGGCCGTCGCAGCTTCCAGGGGTCTTTTCCCCCACTTTCAGCCGAGGCTGGACAGCTGCCAAGCAGCAAGGACATAAGCCACCCCTTGGGAGAactgcaggaggctgtggagatgctaaACGATGCAGCAAAGGAACGAGAGCGAGTCAtggaggtggcagcagaggcagaaaacCTGGAGCACCTG GTAGCAAAGGTGTCCCCACTCCTGGAGGCTCTTCGCTGCAGAGCTGAGACACTGATTCATGACACTGCCCAAGCAGAGAGAGGCTTCACTGCAGTGAAGAGTGAAAAGGacctccaggagctgcagggcttgctgaatcagcagcaggagatggag CGTATGGTGTCAGAAACCCTGCAggggcagctgaaggaactggagagGGGAGATGCCCACTTGCAAGAGCTCTGCCCCGCTCAGCTGTGCCCTATCAGCCAGGAGGTGCAGGACACACTGCgggcctgggcagagctgcaggagctgctgcaggagacccAGGCCCGAGTGCAGCAGGCCAGCCAGCTACGGCACTTCTTCAAGGATTACTTAGCCATGAT CTCCTGGACGGAGGATACACGGGCTCAGATCTTCTCCGAAAGCCCAAGCAGTCACGGCCTCACAGAGACTCCACatgaagagctggagaggaggattGAAGGGAAACTCAAGGAGTTTGAGATGTTGGCAGCATCGGGACAGCAGCTGGTGTCTGAGGAGCACTACCTGAGTGCAACA atAAAGGAGCGCTtggaagagctgcagaacatgttgggctgggtgctggtgcgTTGGCGAGCACAGAGGTACCAGCGTGACCCAGGAAGCAAGCAGGATGACAGAAGGAACACAGAGAGCCCCTTGGGTGCATCCCTCAGCAGGCAA GAGCAGCATACCCCACGTGCTCAGCCgcagctggagagtgtccaCAGTCCAGTGGAGttcacagcctgctccctcCTCAAGCCCATGCAAAGACCAGagtcacagctgccagtgagaaCGGCTATTTTCCCACCAGCGTCACCCCTCTCAGACAGCCCAGCGGGGGTGAAGCATAGCTGGAGGGAGCCCAGGAGCTCAACACCTCACAGTGTGGAACCACCCAAGGAGGGTATCATCTGGcatcctgctgagacctccaggctgctgctggccccacGGAGCCCcagtgggctggaagggacagtcAACTTCATCCTTAGCATTGgcaagaagggggagaagaaaaaggtgCAGCCAGTGGCCAGCAGTGGGTGGCCAGGAGAGGATACACTGCAGACG ctcccctccacTAAACTCTCAGGCTGTAAAACATTTTGGAAGCGTTGCCAGGGCCTTTTAGGAACCACTTGGGGTAGTTTAAAGCGAAAGAGAAAGCCACCTCACCAGCCACTGGAAGAG gcagaggcagagactgggaaaagctGCGGTGCAAAGCGGCCTCCTGCTGTTGTCCGCCAAGCCCCAGCATCCAGCAGCGGGACACCAGCTGCCTCCCACACACTGCCCAAGCCTGGCGCCGGCTCCCTCTTCAACAGCCTTCAGCGGCGGGAGCGAGCGAGGGCTGAGCAGGCCCAGCTGCTGACGCTGCAGGGCATCATGGGCGCCAGCTCCGCGCAGCCCACGCTGGAGGAGCACCGCGGTCCCAGCAACACGTGGCCGCAGAAGTGCGGCCGGAGGAGAGAGGggccggctgctgctgctcctctgcctggggagctgctgctctacATCAGGAACCCGCTGGTGCGGGACATCGATGCTGAGTGTGGGGCAGCCCCCCAGGGTCCCCATGTCCCTGGCCCAAAAACTACCTGTCCCCACCTTTCTCTGGGctctgtgctcagcctggagctgccccGGGACATAGTGGTCCTGGGGTGTCACCAAGAGGCCACGGCCCAGtggcaggaggtggaggggcaggagtggaagcagggcagggaagtgaAGCCATGGGAGCCCACAGGTGAGCATGGAGCCAGATGGCAGGAGGAGGTAGATGTGGATGggcacagctccccacagcctgATGAGAGGCTGGGAAAGTCCTCCAAGAGCGGgcaagggacatggtttgaggAGGTGAGTTTCAACCCCAGCTACAGCCAGCAAAGGGCACACTGCACTGAGGAGGAGCACCCCAGATGTGCCAGTGGAAACCTCCTGGACTTCAGGCCAAGACAGCTGTCCTGTGTCAGTGTGCCACACGAGCAGGAAGGGCATAAGCTGTTTGCCCATCTGGGCCGGGATGGCAGGGCCAGGCATCATGAAGCCACTCAGATAGAGCTTGGTCCATCCCCTGCTGGCATcccaggcagggcagaagcCATTCTCGGCActgcctgcacacagcagtcaaatggcagcagccagcctggaggGTCCTCAGTGTCCCCTGACACTCCCACTCAGGTCTCTGTTTTTGAGTGGGCACTGGAGTCCCCAGAGCCTCCCAGCCCTGAGTCAAGCACCCAGAGTGTTTGCCATCCTGCCCACCGgcagtttgaggaagaggaggaggagctgcaggccaTCTGGGATGGAGCAGTGGAGCAACAGATACCCAGGCCgccagcaggcagccccagTGCCACCACCAGCAGGCCCCTCATTCTCTCCTCAGCCAACAACATGCTAGTAGCCCAGTTCAGTCTTCCCAGCACCACCCAGCTCCTCCGCAGCCCACTGGGAGACAAGAGCCCTCGTGTGGGGCACGGTGGTAgtggcagccccagcaggcaaGTCGTGTCCCCATGCGTGGAGGAGCTGGTGTCCACAGTCCCCTTGGATGGCCCTGGCTCCTCGGATCAACGGAGGCatggggaagaggaaagagagCACAACAAG GTCCCTCCTGGTAAAGCAGAGTTTCAGATGATGGAGGGGTCACTGGAAAGGAAGCACGTcttgcaggcaggagggaggaag GCCAGCTGCAGGGCCTGGGGCCTCTTTCATGCTGTGCTGATGCGACAGACACTGTGCTTCTACCAGGACcgcagggacagcctcaag AGCTCCGTGGTGGCCCTTCCCCTGAACCTCTCTGGGGCGGTCTGCACCCCAGATGCTGAATACACCAAGAAGACCAACTGCTTCAGGCTTCA GCTGCGAGATGGCTCTGAGTACCTCTTGAGAGCTCCTTCCCAGACCCTCATGAATGAATGGGTCTTCAAGCTGCAGCAAAACTCAG GATTCCCAGAAGTGGATTacttccaggcagcagcagcacagtgtgtTGAGGGcgctggtggtgctggagg tttcAGCAAGGTCCCTAGCCCCAGGAGCTCCCACCTCCAAGGACAACATCAGGTCACAACCACCAAGAGCCAAGAGGTCGTAGTGCTACCTCGCTCAAACACCCACCTGCAGcggtctctgggcagccaggatGGCACAGAAgatggggctgtggcagcagcag AGGATGCTcatggggctgggcacaggaaGCAGCAGTGGTCACCCAGGGGTTCTCCTGGGCTGTGGGACAGCAGCTGCCCGGAAGATGACTATgggctggtggctaacaagagGAGGTCCTACTCCTTCACCTCAG CCACCTACCGGAAGATTACCCCAGTGGCTGTGCCCAAGGAGCCAGTGGAGGCCGGGAGCAGCTACTCAGTCACACTGTATATTGGGGAGCAAACACCAGTCATGCCCCGGGCACGCTGCCACTCCTTCGTGGCCCAGCCAGGGAGCCCAcgagatgtgccaggggagaagACCCCTGCACCTCCTCGCCCCAAGAACAAATCTGTCTTCAAGAAGTTCTTTGGGAAAAAGGAGTGA